The DNA window TCTTCCCGGAGAACTTTTTTAACGTAGAAAAAGTTCCCCGAACCCCTCAAAAAACCGAATCTGTTCATCCTGCCCGTTTCTGATACACGCAAACAAGCTGTTTCTCAAAGATTTGGTTTCTTTGGAAAGAGTTTGAGAAGACCTTTCTTTGCCATTAAAGAAAGGTTTTCTCAAGACAAAGCTTTCCTTAAAAACGACTATCTGACAATCTGAATCCGTACATCCTGCCCGTTTCAGATACACGCTCGCGCCTTGCAGAGCAAGGCTTCGCTGCGCACGGCGCATCCCCGTCCTTGGGGATGGTCAGCTTTTTTCTATTCTGATAATCCTGTCGCAGGAGTTTGCTATGCCGTCTTCGTGGGTGACGATGAGGATTGTCACGCCTTCATCGCGCATGAGGCGGATCATGTCCAGAACCTCGTCACTGTTCTTTTTATCAAGGCTTCCCGTGGGTTCATCCGCAAGGATAACCTTCGGGCTGTTCATCATAGCTCTTGCGATTGCCGTTCTTTGCTGTTCGCCTCCGGAGAGCTCAGCGGGAAAGTGCGTGATTCTGTTTTCCAACCCGACCTTGGTGAGCAGTTCCTTTGCTCTTTTGGCAGCGTCCTGAATGTTCATTCCGCCTATGAGGGCGGGCATCATTACGTTTTCCAGTGCGGTAAAATCTTCCAACAGGTAATGAAACTGGAACACAAAGCCAACATCCTTATTTCTGAACTGGTCAACCGCCTTTCCTTTAAGTTTGAGGATGTCCTCGCCCTGAAACATTATGGAGCCTGAGTCAGGCTTATCCAAACCGCCGATTATGTGCAGAAGGGTAGACTTGCCGGCTCCGGAGGGGCCGACTATGGCGAGCATTTCGCCTTTGCCCACGCTCATGTTGAAACCGCTGAGAACATTCAGTCTGTAGTCCCCTTTCAGGAAGCTTTTGTTAAGATCTATTATTTCGAGCAGACTCATCTAATCACGCCTCAATGCTTCTATGGGGTCGAGCTTGGCCGACTGTCTGGCGGGAAACAGACCCGCAACATATGTGATAACCAGTGCGCAGACCGTAACCACTATGAACACCGAGGGCTCTATCTTCACGGGGATTCTGTCCATGAAGTAAACATCCTCCGGCAGGCTTATGAGTTTGTAGTTTTTCAGCACGAAGCAGATAGTGTAGCCGATAACGTTGCCGAGCGCTGTTCCCACAAAACCAACCACGAGACCCTGACGGATGAAGATGCGGTATATGCTTTTTTCGGGTGCGCCCATGGCTCTGAGTATGGCTATGTCGCGTTTTTTATCCTTGACAGATACTGTGATCATGCTCACCACATTGAATGAGGCGACTATGATTATCAGTGTGAGTATGATGAACATGGCTATTTTTTCCAGCTTGAGGGCGGAAAAAAGGCTGCCGTTCATGCTTATCCAGTCCCTTGACCAGTAAGGAAAACCCAGTTCCTCTTCTATCTTTTTTGCGAGGGGGATTGCGTTTGAAAAATTATCCGCCTTTACGCTGAAGCCGGAGACTACATCAGTCATTCCGAAGAATTCCTGCGCCGCCTCAAGGGATATGTAGCCGAGGGAAGAGTTGTACTCATACATCCCCATGTCAAACCATCCGGCGACCTCAAAGTGTTTCATCTTCGGAACCATGCCGAACGGCCCCTTGCGCCCGAAGGGAGAGACCATCACCACATCATCACCAGCGCTGACCGCCAGCGAATGGGCAAGCTCCTTTCCGAGAACAATCTTCGGTTTCTCGCCTTTGTCAGCTATGTCCATAAATTCGCCGTCCTTCATAAATTTCTCTATGGAGGTAACGCCGAGTTCTTTTTCAGGGATAACACCTCGGATGATAACGCCGCTGACATTGTTCTGGCTGGTGACTAAAACCTGACTGAGGACAAACGGGGAAACACCCGCCACCTTGTCCGTCACGCGGATTTTTGCATCAACAAGCTGCCAGTCGCTGATGGGGGCAGCGTCAAGACGGTTTACGATTATATGCGCGTTTGCGCCGAGGATCTTGTTCTGCAAATTGTCGGAGAAACCGATCATCACGTTCAGAACAATTATAAGTGTCGCCACCCCCACCATTATACCGATTACGGAAATGGTGGAGATGAACGAAAATATACGGTTTTTCCTGCGGGAGCGCAGATAGCGCGTGGCTATCAGATTCTCCGTTTTCATATTATTCCCACTCGATTGTCGCAGGCGGTTTGGAGCTTATGTCATAGACGACACGGTTAATACCCCTTACCTCGTTTATTATGCGGTTGGAAATTTTGCCCAGCACATCATAGGGGATATGCGCCCAGTCCGCCGTCATGCCGTCTGAGCTGTAAACAGCCCTGATTGCGCAGGCGTTTTCATATGTTCTGCCGTCGCCCATTACGCCCACAGTATTTACAGG is part of the Geovibrio ferrireducens genome and encodes:
- a CDS encoding ABC transporter ATP-binding protein, with product MSLLEIIDLNKSFLKGDYRLNVLSGFNMSVGKGEMLAIVGPSGAGKSTLLHIIGGLDKPDSGSIMFQGEDILKLKGKAVDQFRNKDVGFVFQFHYLLEDFTALENVMMPALIGGMNIQDAAKRAKELLTKVGLENRITHFPAELSGGEQQRTAIARAMMNSPKVILADEPTGSLDKKNSDEVLDMIRLMRDEGVTILIVTHEDGIANSCDRIIRIEKS
- a CDS encoding lipoprotein-releasing ABC transporter permease subunit yields the protein MKTENLIATRYLRSRRKNRIFSFISTISVIGIMVGVATLIIVLNVMIGFSDNLQNKILGANAHIIVNRLDAAPISDWQLVDAKIRVTDKVAGVSPFVLSQVLVTSQNNVSGVIIRGVIPEKELGVTSIEKFMKDGEFMDIADKGEKPKIVLGKELAHSLAVSAGDDVVMVSPFGRKGPFGMVPKMKHFEVAGWFDMGMYEYNSSLGYISLEAAQEFFGMTDVVSGFSVKADNFSNAIPLAKKIEEELGFPYWSRDWISMNGSLFSALKLEKIAMFIILTLIIIVASFNVVSMITVSVKDKKRDIAILRAMGAPEKSIYRIFIRQGLVVGFVGTALGNVIGYTICFVLKNYKLISLPEDVYFMDRIPVKIEPSVFIVVTVCALVITYVAGLFPARQSAKLDPIEALRRD